The DNA region CTCGCCCTTTCAGGGTGGGCTTAGTTGTTAGCTATTGTAAGGAATTACCATGACGAAGCGCACCAGCGCCAAGTACAAGCTCGACCGTCGCATGGGCGAGAATATCTGGGGCCGTCCCAAGTCGCCTGTCAACAAGCGCGAATATGGTCCCGGCCAGCACGGCCAGCGCCGCAAGGGCAAGGTTTCGGACTATGGCATTCAGCTGCGCGCCAAGCAGAAGCTGAAGGGCTATTATGGCGACATCACCGAGAAGCAGTTCAAGAAGAACTATTTCGAAGCGAGCCGCATGAAGGGCGACACCGGCCAGAACCTGATCGGCCTGCTGGAACGCCGCCTGGACGCCGTCGTGTACCGCGCCAAGTTCGCGCCGACGATCTTCTCGTCGCGCCAGATCGTGTCGCACGGCCACATCTATGTGAACGGCGTGAAGTGCAACATCGCGTCGCGTCTGGTGAAGCCGGGCGACGAGATCACGCTGGGCAAGAAGGCGCAGGAAATGGCGCTGGTGATGGAAGCACAGGCTTTGGCCGAGCGTGACATCCCCGACTATGTCGCCCCCGACGGCGCGACCAAGGTCACCTATGTCCGCGTGCCGACGCTGGATGAAGTGCCTTACCCGGTGAAGATGGAACCGAACCTGGTCGTCGAATTCTATTCGCGCTAATCGGTTTTCAACCAAGCGATACGACAAAGGGCGGCCCTGCGAAGGAGCCGCCCTTTTCTTTGTGCGCAACATTCTTGCGCGACCCTCCGCACGGTGGCACATCTGTCCGATCGTAAAACAGAGGGTGTCCCCATGCGTAGCTCCATTACGGCGATTGCCGCCATTC from Sphingobium sp. HWE2-09 includes:
- the rpsD gene encoding 30S ribosomal protein S4, which encodes MTKRTSAKYKLDRRMGENIWGRPKSPVNKREYGPGQHGQRRKGKVSDYGIQLRAKQKLKGYYGDITEKQFKKNYFEASRMKGDTGQNLIGLLERRLDAVVYRAKFAPTIFSSRQIVSHGHIYVNGVKCNIASRLVKPGDEITLGKKAQEMALVMEAQALAERDIPDYVAPDGATKVTYVRVPTLDEVPYPVKMEPNLVVEFYSR